A part of Alkalinema sp. FACHB-956 genomic DNA contains:
- a CDS encoding class I SAM-dependent methyltransferase, giving the protein MQDDLLQREQQFHDQWASTIDVDGIRVADYFEACTAPENRFILKHLGDVRGKLLLDLGCGAGENSVYFANLGARCVASDYSPGMVEVALKLAEKNGVQVEGRVINAMAIDYPDNTFDIVYAANLLHHIPDPLQTIREVHRVLKPGGKMCFWDPLRHNPVINVYRKIATEVRTEDEMPLHINIVREVRQLFSTTKFDTFWIATLWIFLQFYLIEKVNPNQERYWKKIIIEQDRLKPTYSFLERLDRFIKKLPLMKRMAWNIAVVATK; this is encoded by the coding sequence ATGCAAGACGATCTTCTCCAGCGCGAACAGCAATTCCACGACCAATGGGCTAGCACGATCGATGTGGATGGCATCCGGGTCGCGGACTACTTTGAAGCCTGTACTGCTCCGGAAAATCGCTTTATTCTGAAGCATTTGGGCGACGTGCGCGGGAAGTTACTTCTGGATCTGGGCTGTGGGGCAGGGGAAAACAGCGTTTATTTTGCCAACCTGGGCGCACGCTGTGTCGCGTCAGATTATTCCCCCGGTATGGTGGAAGTGGCGCTGAAGCTAGCTGAGAAGAATGGGGTGCAGGTGGAGGGTCGGGTGATTAATGCCATGGCGATCGACTACCCCGACAATACGTTTGACATTGTCTACGCCGCGAACCTGTTGCACCACATTCCCGATCCCCTACAAACCATTCGGGAAGTCCACCGTGTTCTGAAACCGGGGGGCAAGATGTGTTTTTGGGATCCCCTGAGACACAATCCGGTGATTAATGTCTATCGCAAAATCGCTACGGAAGTGCGAACGGAAGATGAAATGCCATTGCATATCAATATCGTGCGCGAGGTACGTCAACTCTTTTCGACCACAAAGTTTGATACCTTTTGGATCGCGACGCTGTGGATCTTTTTGCAGTTTTACCTGATTGAAAAAGTCAATCCCAACCAAGAGCGCTATTGGAAGAAGATTATCATCGAGCAGGATCGCCTCAAGCCCACCTATAGCTTCTTGGAGCGTCTAGATAGGTTTATTAAGAAGCTACCTTTGATGAAACGGATGGCTTGGAATATTGCTGTTGTGGCTACTAAATAA
- a CDS encoding GDSL-type esterase/lipase family protein, translating into MSDLCLLAISLSQAPGQRTDRPIVPPSSHLQASRPASRSTSPKKVVAQPRVQQELAPQPEFSRSPDVPMKSPAALPSKATPNQPAGAKLKTLPLKTASRQPAGSKTTSPKIAIATTTQARLSPRSGIQLYHQRLTSLRHGRLYTRLPVDSFYDVWRSAQGQPTYQQWRRLLALEARAVSRRQTPRQQTPRQQTPRQQNTRRVMVMVGDSLSQWYPSDYLPSQDIWLNQGISGDTTRGILQRLDDFSTARPDRIYVMAGVNDVKRGASDREILQNLSKIITRLQRHHPQAEIIVQSILPTRSPMIPNDRIEVLNQHLAQLTAQQGVAFLDLYSQFVDRDGYLQQRLSTDGIHLNLQGYQVWQTALSQAEPAIVSLSSPISNPARKPPAKG; encoded by the coding sequence ATGAGTGATTTGTGTTTATTGGCAATCAGCCTAAGCCAAGCACCCGGCCAGCGCACCGATCGCCCGATCGTGCCGCCCTCCAGCCACTTGCAGGCGTCTCGCCCCGCTTCCCGGTCAACTTCCCCGAAAAAAGTGGTTGCTCAGCCTAGGGTACAGCAAGAGTTGGCCCCACAGCCCGAGTTTTCACGATCGCCGGATGTTCCGATGAAATCCCCTGCGGCTCTGCCCTCCAAGGCGACACCCAACCAACCAGCCGGGGCCAAACTGAAAACGCTGCCCCTAAAAACGGCGTCACGGCAACCGGCAGGCTCAAAAACAACATCGCCCAAAATTGCGATCGCGACGACGACGCAGGCACGGCTTTCGCCCCGATCGGGGATCCAACTGTATCACCAACGCTTGACCTCCCTCCGCCATGGCCGACTTTATACCCGGTTACCCGTGGATAGCTTTTATGACGTGTGGCGATCGGCCCAGGGTCAACCAACCTATCAACAATGGCGTAGGTTGCTGGCACTGGAAGCACGGGCGGTGTCTCGACGGCAGACCCCTCGGCAGCAGACCCCTCGGCAGCAGACCCCTCGGCAGCAGAATACTCGGCGAGTCATGGTGATGGTAGGGGATTCCCTCAGCCAGTGGTACCCCAGCGATTATTTGCCTAGCCAGGATATTTGGCTGAACCAGGGCATTTCCGGTGATACGACGCGGGGAATTTTGCAACGGCTAGATGATTTTTCCACGGCGCGACCCGATCGAATTTACGTCATGGCGGGGGTAAATGACGTAAAACGGGGAGCCAGCGATCGGGAAATTCTGCAAAATCTGTCGAAGATCATCACCCGGTTACAACGTCACCATCCCCAAGCGGAGATCATCGTGCAGTCCATTTTGCCGACCCGCTCCCCAATGATCCCCAACGATCGCATCGAAGTCCTGAATCAACACTTAGCCCAACTCACCGCGCAACAGGGAGTTGCCTTTTTGGATCTCTACAGTCAATTTGTCGATCGGGATGGTTACCTTCAGCAACGGTTGAGTACCGATGGCATTCACCTCAACTTGCAAGGCTACCAGGTTTGGCAAACTGCCTTAAGCCAAGCCGAACCCGCGATCGTGTCCCTCAGCAGCCCTATCAGTAACCCCGCTCGTAAACCGCCAGCCAAGGGATGA
- a CDS encoding 2-isopropylmalate synthase, which yields MKFSPNVDRIIIFDTTLRDGEQSPGATMNVDEKLAIARQLARLGVDVIEAGFAFASPGDFEAVNKIAQAIGTEDGPVICSLARATQGDIKAAAEAIAPACHRRIHTFIATSDIHLQYKLRKTRQEVLEIAPEMVAYAKSFVDDVEFSPEDAGRSDPEFLYPVLEAVIDAGATTINIPDTVGYTTPAEFGALIKGIKENVRNIDRAIISVHGHNDLGLAVANFLEAVKNGARQLECTINGIGERAGNAALEELVMALHVRRQYFNPFLGRPVDSEASLTNINTREIYKTSRLVSNTTGMFVQPNKAIVGANAFAHESGIHQDGVLKNKLTYEIMDAQLIGLTDNQIVLGKHSGRNAFRTRLSELGYELADQELNKAFVRFKELADKKKEITDWDLESIVNDETQQPPEMFRLEMVQVSCGSNAQPTATVKVRNPDGTELMDAATGTGPVDAVYKAINRVVNVPNQLIEFSVQSVTAGIDAIGEVTIRLKYEDRIFSGRSANTDIIVASAQAYMNALNRLYSVLQTGDMHKTNAQREAGLEAASV from the coding sequence ATGAAATTTTCTCCGAATGTTGACCGCATCATTATTTTCGATACCACTTTGCGGGATGGCGAACAGTCTCCCGGCGCTACGATGAACGTGGACGAAAAACTAGCGATCGCGCGTCAACTGGCTCGACTTGGCGTGGACGTGATTGAAGCGGGATTTGCCTTTGCCAGTCCGGGGGACTTTGAAGCGGTTAACAAAATTGCCCAAGCGATCGGGACCGAAGATGGCCCCGTGATTTGTAGCCTCGCCCGCGCCACCCAAGGGGATATTAAGGCCGCTGCGGAAGCGATCGCCCCGGCTTGTCACCGTCGGATTCACACCTTCATTGCCACCTCCGATATTCACCTGCAATACAAATTGCGCAAAACCCGCCAGGAAGTCTTGGAAATTGCGCCGGAAATGGTGGCCTATGCCAAGTCCTTTGTGGATGATGTGGAATTTTCTCCAGAAGATGCGGGTCGATCGGATCCTGAGTTTCTCTATCCTGTGCTGGAAGCGGTGATCGATGCCGGTGCCACGACGATTAATATTCCCGACACCGTGGGTTATACCACTCCGGCGGAATTTGGGGCGTTGATTAAAGGGATTAAGGAAAACGTCCGCAACATCGATCGGGCGATCATTTCCGTCCACGGTCACAACGACCTCGGCTTAGCCGTCGCGAATTTCCTGGAAGCAGTGAAAAACGGGGCGCGTCAGTTGGAATGCACGATTAACGGCATCGGCGAACGGGCGGGTAATGCCGCCTTGGAAGAACTGGTCATGGCGTTGCATGTGCGGCGGCAGTATTTCAACCCCTTCCTGGGGCGTCCGGTGGATTCCGAAGCCTCCCTAACCAATATCAATACCCGCGAAATCTACAAGACCTCCCGTTTGGTCTCCAATACCACCGGGATGTTTGTGCAGCCGAATAAGGCGATCGTAGGGGCTAATGCCTTTGCCCACGAATCCGGCATCCACCAAGACGGCGTCCTGAAAAACAAGCTGACCTATGAAATCATGGATGCTCAGTTAATCGGTTTGACGGATAACCAAATCGTTCTGGGCAAACACTCTGGCCGCAACGCCTTCCGGACTCGCTTGAGCGAACTGGGGTACGAATTGGCGGATCAAGAGTTGAATAAAGCCTTTGTCCGCTTCAAGGAACTGGCGGATAAGAAGAAAGAAATTACCGATTGGGATCTGGAGTCGATCGTCAATGACGAAACCCAACAGCCCCCGGAAATGTTCCGTCTGGAAATGGTGCAGGTGTCCTGTGGTAGCAATGCCCAACCCACCGCAACGGTGAAAGTCCGTAACCCCGATGGGACGGAACTGATGGATGCAGCGACGGGGACTGGCCCGGTGGACGCGGTGTATAAGGCGATCAATCGGGTCGTGAATGTGCCGAATCAGTTGATTGAGTTCTCAGTGCAATCGGTGACGGCAGGCATTGACGCGATCGGGGAAGTGACCATTCGCCTGAAGTACGAAGATCGCATCTTCTCCGGTCGATCGGCCAATACGGATATCATTGTGGCGTCGGCTCAGGCGTATATGAATGCTCTGAATCGGCTGTACAGTGTCTTGCAAACAGGAGACATGCACAAAACCAATGCCCAACGGGAAGCGGGTCTAGAAGCGGCTAGCGTTTAG
- the hetR gene encoding heterocyst differentiation master regulator HetR, with product MTKDLDLIKLLSPSAMDQIMLYLAFSAMRTGGHRHGAFLDAAATAAKCAIYMTYLEQDGNLRMTGHLHHIEPKRVKAIVEEVGQALTEGKLLKMLGSQEPRYLIQLPYVWMENFPWQPGRSRISSSSLTSDEKKHLEQKLPPHLPDAQLINSFQFLELIEYLHSRSQEELPREQRMPLSEALAEHIKRRLLYSGTVTRIESPWGMPFYALTRASYSPDDEEERTYVMVEDTARFFRLLKGWADRQPRYMRVLEALDIPPEKVDRALEELDEIIRQWADRYHQDGGNPFIVQMALGIRED from the coding sequence ATGACTAAAGACCTCGATCTGATCAAACTACTTAGTCCAAGTGCGATGGATCAGATCATGCTGTACCTAGCATTCAGTGCGATGCGAACCGGCGGCCATCGTCACGGGGCATTTTTGGATGCTGCGGCAACAGCGGCCAAATGTGCGATCTACATGACTTACTTGGAACAAGATGGCAATCTCCGGATGACGGGGCATTTGCATCATATTGAGCCAAAGCGAGTTAAAGCGATCGTAGAGGAAGTCGGTCAAGCCTTGACAGAAGGCAAGCTTCTAAAAATGCTGGGTTCCCAGGAACCTCGCTACCTGATCCAGTTGCCCTACGTCTGGATGGAGAACTTTCCTTGGCAGCCCGGTCGATCGCGGATTTCGTCCAGCAGTCTGACCTCCGATGAGAAGAAACATCTAGAGCAAAAATTACCGCCCCATTTGCCGGATGCGCAACTGATCAACTCCTTTCAGTTTTTAGAATTAATCGAATATCTTCATTCCCGATCGCAGGAAGAACTCCCTCGGGAACAGCGGATGCCCTTGAGTGAAGCCTTGGCAGAACATATCAAGCGGCGTTTACTCTATTCCGGTACTGTGACCCGCATTGAGTCTCCTTGGGGAATGCCTTTCTATGCACTGACCCGCGCGTCCTATTCCCCCGATGACGAGGAAGAAAGAACCTATGTCATGGTGGAAGATACAGCGCGTTTCTTCCGGTTATTAAAGGGTTGGGCCGATCGTCAACCTCGGTATATGCGAGTGTTAGAAGCATTGGATATTCCGCCGGAAAAAGTTGATCGAGCGTTGGAAGAACTGGACGAAATTATCCGCCAGTGGGCCGATCGCTACCATCAAGACGGTGGAAATCCCTTTATTGTGCAGATGGCTTTGGGCATTCGAGAAGACTAG
- a CDS encoding carbohydrate ABC transporter permease, with protein sequence MPKLPWKTIATYLLLSTIALLMLIPLIWLISTALKSPTEDLFQFPPQFIPQQPTLSNFIKAWNVDPNTPFSRYFVNSIIVSVLTVGLNLLFCSLAAYPLARLTFKGQKEIFAAIVATILIPFQIVMIPLFVLSNQLHLQNTYLGIIFPSIASAFGIFLLRQAFQGVPKELEEAARMDGCSELGIWWNVMLPSVRPALTTLAIFVFIGAWGDFLWPLIITDRPEMATLPLGVAKLNGLTDSDFRLIAAGSVLSIAPILAFFLVMQKYIVPTDAGSGVKG encoded by the coding sequence ATGCCGAAACTGCCTTGGAAAACGATCGCAACTTACCTCTTGCTCAGTACGATCGCGCTCTTGATGCTAATTCCCCTGATCTGGTTGATTAGCACTGCGCTTAAATCCCCCACAGAAGATCTGTTCCAATTTCCACCGCAGTTTATCCCCCAACAGCCGACCCTGAGCAACTTCATTAAAGCCTGGAATGTTGATCCTAATACGCCCTTTAGTCGCTATTTTGTCAACAGCATCATTGTCTCGGTCTTAACCGTAGGATTGAACTTACTGTTCTGTTCCCTGGCGGCTTACCCCTTAGCTCGATTAACCTTTAAGGGGCAGAAGGAAATCTTTGCAGCGATCGTCGCCACGATTCTCATTCCATTTCAGATTGTGATGATTCCGCTGTTTGTTCTATCGAATCAACTGCACTTGCAAAATACCTATTTGGGCATTATTTTCCCTTCGATCGCCTCTGCCTTTGGAATTTTTCTATTGCGGCAGGCATTTCAAGGGGTGCCAAAGGAATTGGAGGAAGCGGCTAGAATGGACGGCTGCTCAGAATTGGGCATCTGGTGGAATGTTATGTTGCCCTCGGTGCGGCCCGCCTTAACGACCCTCGCAATTTTTGTCTTCATTGGAGCTTGGGGCGATTTCCTTTGGCCGTTAATCATTACCGATCGACCAGAAATGGCCACTTTACCGTTAGGCGTGGCTAAGTTGAATGGACTCACCGACAGCGATTTCCGCCTCATTGCAGCAGGATCGGTACTCTCGATCGCGCCCATTTTGGCGTTCTTCTTGGTAATGCAGAAATATATCGTACCAACCGATGCAGGTAGTGGCGTCAAAGGCTAG